Genomic DNA from Flavobacteriales bacterium:
TTTCCGAGCATTTCGGCCTCAAAGAGGTAGCGGCTGAGTTTGAGTACCCTGAATATCCGAAGAAGTCGAACTCCTCTAATGACCATCAAAGCTTGACTTCCGGCAAAGAAGAGGCCTATATACGTGGGTAGAATGGACAAGAGGTCTATAACTCCGTAGAAGCTTTTAGCGTAGCGCCAAGGCTTAGTTACACTGTATATGCGAAGTAAATACTCAATCGTGAAGAGGAGCGTGAAGATCCACTCGATGATCCTAATTCTCTGGCCGTGAGTTTCGCGATAGCCGGGGACAGTTTCCAGCATAACGGCGATCAAACTCAAGATAATGGCAATGAAAAGACCGACGTCAAAGATCTTTCCGGCACGCGTATCCGCTTCGAAAATTACTTCGTGAATCTGTCTTTTCAACGACTGGTCTTTATCCGGTTTCACCTCTTTCATTGAGGCAAAGATAGTAAAGCCCTTAACTCAGGATATCTCGCTTTCCAAAGAGGTAGTAGGTCAGCCAAGTAAAGACCCCCCCCCAGACGATCGTTCGGAACATGGCCGAGATATCGGCGCTCTCCATGATGTTTAGCTCAACAATGTCCTTGATGTACCTTTTGAACGGAATTTCGCTCATTTCTCGAATACTTTGTATGGGTAAGAATTTACCTACAGGTTCTCCAATCTGCCAAACGGCAATTGGTTCTATGACGAAGGTGTAGAGTACCAAGGTTATGATCACGAATCCAGTTCGTTTGATCAAATAGGCGACGAAGAAGGAGAAAATGAGGTAGGTCAATGTCTCCAGAAAATAGGCCAGAACGAAATCGATCTTTAGGAAGATAACGTCCCATGCTTGATTGTTTGAGAAGAGTATTCCTAAGATCGTCGTGATCAGCACAACCAAGATCGTGCTTACCACCGAGTACATAAGGATCATGAGCAATTTTGAAGTAATGAACTCCTGTCGAGAAAGCCCGTCGATGACGTTTTGTCTAACGGTCCTGTAACTGTACTCATTACTGATGAAGATCACCACGAGTATGGCCAGTATGTACTTGAAAAAGCCGGCGATATAGCTGATATTTTTCCAGATATAGGGGAAGTCGAAGAAACCCAGTTTGCCAAGGTTGATCGTGGTTTTGATCCCATTTTGAGTTCCTACATCAAAGTGGACATAGCCCATTCCCCACGCCACCAAGGCCATGAGCAGAACGTAGAATCCACCGATAATGATGAATGCGCGGCTATTTCTGAGTTTTAGCCATTCTATGCGAAGTAGTCTGATCATTTGGATTTGCTTACGAGTTCGAGGAATTGTTGCTCTAGACTAGATTTTCGGTACACCAAATGGTCTACCAGAATTCCCTGCTCAGCCAAGAATTTATTCAGTGCCGCCGGATCTACCTTGTCTTCTAGGTTGAGATGTAGTTTACGAGCATCGTGACTGATGCTCTTAATGCCAGGATACCCATGGCATGCTTTTTCAAGCGCGTCTCGATCGACGGCACCGACCTCTATTAATCCGGCCGTTGCAAAGACTTCGTCCACAGGTCCGGTAAAAAGGCGTTTCCCTTGTTTCAATATGGTCACGTGGGAACAAACTTTTTCGATCTCATCCAGTAAGTGGCTCGCGATCAAAATGGTGGTTCCCTCTCGTGCAATACGCATGATCAGTTCGCGAACTTCTGCAATTCCCTGAGGATCGAGGCCATTGGTAGGTTCATCGAGAACCAAGATCTCAGGTTCATTAAGCAGAGCGGAGGCTATGGCCAAGCGCTGCTTCATACCCAAGCTGTACGTTGAGAATTTGTCGTGCTTGCGACCCGCGAGGTTCACTTGCTCCAAAACCTCATCGATTCGATGTTTTTCAACTCCCTTGATCAATCTAACGACCTCGAGGTTCTTAACAGCGCTGAGATATGGGTAAAAGTTCGGCGTTTCCAATATGGCGCCTATTCGCTGTAGACTCCTGTGAAGTACGGGGGTTCCGAACCAGTCGAAGGATCCATTATCCGCGTTCAGCACGCCGAGAATGATACCGAGGGTCGTAGTTTTACCAGAGCCATTCGGTCCTAGGATACCGTGTACCTGCCCACGCTCAATGGACATGTCGAGTTGCTGTAAAGCCTTGACCTTTCCGTAAGACTTACTGAGTTGAGAGATGTTGAGGATAGTGCTCAAGAGAGAAGGTTTTATAGTAGACGCGAGAATATACGATTTGTTACAAACGAATTCAT
This window encodes:
- a CDS encoding ATP-binding cassette domain-containing protein gives rise to the protein MSTILNISQLSKSYGKVKALQQLDMSIERGQVHGILGPNGSGKTTTLGIILGVLNADNGSFDWFGTPVLHRSLQRIGAILETPNFYPYLSAVKNLEVVRLIKGVEKHRIDEVLEQVNLAGRKHDKFSTYSLGMKQRLAIASALLNEPEILVLDEPTNGLDPQGIAEVRELIMRIAREGTTILIASHLLDEIEKVCSHVTILKQGKRLFTGPVDEVFATAGLIEVGAVDRDALEKACHGYPGIKSISHDARKLHLNLEDKVDPAALNKFLAEQGILVDHLVYRKSSLEQQFLELVSKSK
- a CDS encoding ion transporter; translation: MKEVKPDKDQSLKRQIHEVIFEADTRAGKIFDVGLFIAIILSLIAVMLETVPGYRETHGQRIRIIEWIFTLLFTIEYLLRIYSVTKPWRYAKSFYGVIDLLSILPTYIGLFFAGSQALMVIRGVRLLRIFRVLKLSRYLFEAEMLGKALKASQRKITVFLLAVVTIVMIAGAVMYVVEGGENGFDSIPKSIYWAIVTLTTVGYGDISPGTTLGQFIASFIMILGYGILAVPTGIVTSEMKRIDSNDRHTNNACPHCSAEGHRGNAEFCYNCGGKLD
- a CDS encoding ABC transporter permease yields the protein MIRLLRIEWLKLRNSRAFIIIGGFYVLLMALVAWGMGYVHFDVGTQNGIKTTINLGKLGFFDFPYIWKNISYIAGFFKYILAILVVIFISNEYSYRTVRQNVIDGLSRQEFITSKLLMILMYSVVSTILVVLITTILGILFSNNQAWDVIFLKIDFVLAYFLETLTYLIFSFFVAYLIKRTGFVIITLVLYTFVIEPIAVWQIGEPVGKFLPIQSIREMSEIPFKRYIKDIVELNIMESADISAMFRTIVWGGVFTWLTYYLFGKRDILS